One Turneriella parva DSM 21527 genomic region harbors:
- a CDS encoding addiction module protein: MSVTELVAEIRQMKSAEKLDLLETLWENIAQEYDQTDIPQRHQDEIHSRFDKYTKDKTSAVSWDKAKESILKRYEDRDYPRSSR; encoded by the coding sequence ATGAGCGTCACGGAGCTAGTGGCTGAAATTCGGCAGATGAAAAGTGCTGAAAAACTAGATTTATTGGAAACGCTATGGGAAAATATAGCTCAAGAATATGATCAAACTGATATTCCACAACGACATCAGGATGAAATCCATAGCAGGTTTGATAAATATACGAAGGATAAAACTTCGGCCGTATCCTGGGATAAAGCCAAAGAAAGCATATTAAAACGTTATGAAGATCGAGATTATCCCAGAAGCTCAAGATGA
- a CDS encoding ankyrin repeat domain-containing protein, protein MRTLTTCVLFFTIPTFLSAKDRDATPEDYEIVSIIDKCHLDDKGSVEKLKSAVARGGQLGGFKYLGEINGKVQKIKFNPYGRTFIFDCIAVLDYLCETQGKHKCLATYGNYCNANNTPRIKALVRNGANVNTPDQNGFSVIHNCLRYGNSEAITFLMQNGADIDISEGEILTAAAETGDEKLIDLILSYKPKIFHMHDEKIWQPGKSIQKTQNDRLIKKLQKYYDTNVK, encoded by the coding sequence GTGCGAACACTTACTACTTGCGTATTGTTTTTCACGATTCCCACATTCTTGTCCGCTAAAGACAGAGATGCAACTCCGGAAGATTATGAAATTGTAAGCATAATTGACAAATGCCATTTGGACGACAAGGGGTCGGTTGAAAAACTGAAATCTGCAGTAGCCAGAGGGGGGCAACTTGGGGGTTTCAAATACCTCGGCGAAATAAATGGTAAAGTACAGAAAATTAAGTTTAACCCGTATGGGCGAACTTTCATCTTTGATTGCATTGCGGTTCTTGACTATTTGTGCGAAACTCAAGGTAAGCACAAATGCTTAGCTACTTATGGCAACTACTGCAATGCAAACAATACTCCAAGAATAAAGGCATTAGTAAGAAATGGGGCTAATGTTAACACTCCGGATCAAAATGGCTTTTCGGTCATACACAACTGTCTCCGATATGGAAATTCAGAGGCCATCACCTTTTTGATGCAAAATGGGGCCGACATAGATATCAGTGAGGGTGAAATCTTGACAGCCGCAGCTGAAACAGGAGACGAAAAACTCATCGATCTGATATTGAGCTACAAGCCGAAGATTTTTCACATGCATGATGAGAAGATCTGGCAGCCCGGCAAAAGCATTCAAAAGACTCAGAACGATAGACTTATTAAGAAGCTTCAGAAGTACTATGATACTAACGTAAAGTGA
- a CDS encoding DUF6602 domain-containing protein → MRETLLRKSEEMQLAKHTTVIGTARELILTEFLQANLPQNCNFFSGEIIDSKDKRSGQIDILLVPDYSPRFVLAQNYAIALADAVIAAVEVKSVLTTDNEGNAGFDASLKNCKSVKELTVTCEPWPWTSTMSLTGKEVLLPNIPYIVIAFKGPKISTLEEKITKALAATPRESLPDVIVVLEEKYALVRNNDWHLVNTNKENPGLLYFRLWNGIDCLSDVFTYLMKCIQAWDYHRPPTPMSKYLPQLPKTGA, encoded by the coding sequence GTGCGAGAAACGCTGCTTCGCAAAAGTGAAGAAATGCAACTCGCGAAACATACAACTGTTATTGGGACTGCGAGGGAACTCATATTAACGGAATTTCTACAAGCAAATTTGCCGCAAAATTGCAATTTCTTTTCAGGTGAAATCATTGACAGCAAAGATAAACGCTCAGGACAAATTGATATTCTTCTCGTACCTGATTACTCACCCCGATTTGTCTTAGCCCAGAATTACGCAATTGCCCTTGCCGACGCAGTGATTGCCGCTGTTGAGGTAAAATCTGTATTAACAACAGATAATGAGGGCAATGCTGGCTTTGACGCTTCGTTGAAAAATTGCAAATCAGTGAAGGAACTAACAGTCACTTGCGAGCCGTGGCCATGGACAAGCACCATGAGCCTTACCGGCAAGGAAGTCTTGCTGCCAAATATACCGTATATTGTTATCGCCTTCAAAGGACCGAAAATAAGCACACTGGAAGAGAAGATAACCAAAGCGCTTGCCGCTACGCCCCGAGAGAGCCTACCTGATGTCATCGTCGTACTTGAAGAAAAATACGCATTGGTAAGAAACAATGATTGGCATTTGGTAAATACTAATAAGGAGAATCCGGGATTATTATACTTCCGCTTATGGAATGGGATTGATTGCTTAAGTGATGTTTTCACGTACTTAATGAAGTGCATTCAGGCTTGGGACTACCACCGGCCACCTACACCGATGAGTAAATACTTGCCGCAACTGCCTAAGACTGGCGCGTAA
- a CDS encoding ankyrin repeat domain-containing protein gives MRKIFLILAALFSQVLFADLNDDLFEAAGAGNAQLVDSLLKKGAKVNAKDKDGWTALTFATRNGHTEVVKVLIRAKADINAQDKTVVSPLVSAAFDGRTEIVKLLIEAKANVNERDQGGWTPLMQAAGNGHTEVVKELIKAGANVNFQARKGGWTALMSAAYNGHTEVVRLLIEAKANLNVKGEFGLTALGRATTEGHKETAELLKAAGAE, from the coding sequence ATGAGAAAGATATTCTTGATTTTAGCCGCCTTATTTTCGCAGGTTCTGTTTGCGGATCTCAACGATGATTTGTTTGAAGCAGCAGGCGCAGGCAATGCTCAGCTCGTTGACTCACTTCTGAAAAAAGGGGCGAAGGTGAATGCGAAAGACAAGGATGGTTGGACAGCTCTTACCTTTGCAACACGGAATGGTCACACAGAAGTCGTTAAGGTTCTCATAAGAGCTAAGGCAGATATAAATGCGCAGGATAAGACTGTCGTATCGCCCCTTGTGTCAGCGGCATTTGATGGTCGCACAGAAATCGTTAAACTCCTGATAGAAGCTAAGGCAAACGTAAATGAAAGGGATCAGGGTGGTTGGACCCCTCTTATGCAAGCAGCTGGCAATGGTCATACAGAAGTTGTTAAGGAGCTTATAAAGGCCGGTGCTAACGTAAATTTTCAGGCCAGGAAGGGTGGCTGGACCGCTCTTATGTCAGCGGCTTATAATGGTCACACAGAAGTCGTTAGGCTGCTTATAGAAGCCAAAGCGAACCTAAATGTAAAAGGCGAGTTTGGTTTGACCGCTCTCGGGAGAGCGACAACGGAGGGTCACAAAGAAACTGCGGAACTGCTCAAAGCCGCGGGCGCCGAATAA
- a CDS encoding MORN repeat-containing protein, which produces MNSPKLILTTMFLSLSCTSLVENAKKYTDEKVRCLRGNCYDGFGIQQTDDVEVYTGEFLNGKYHGKGEFKCLDKAWVKGTFINGRLVGSFEMGIWDFLIFGNTREGEYDGTIRITSTKHKKLDQYEINYDKGILHGPIIMSYDSGRTKMTINLRNGAFESGHASDAKGKVTKLKFLRVQDGTYERCYLSPEEDPKERFDAFDCFKDPFPKLIRGCNGI; this is translated from the coding sequence ATGAATTCCCCAAAACTGATCTTAACCACGATGTTTCTCTCTTTGTCCTGTACAAGCCTTGTAGAAAACGCGAAAAAATACACAGACGAAAAGGTTAGGTGCTTAAGGGGAAACTGCTATGACGGTTTCGGAATCCAGCAAACCGATGATGTCGAAGTCTATACAGGCGAATTCTTAAACGGCAAATACCACGGGAAAGGTGAATTCAAATGCCTAGATAAAGCCTGGGTTAAAGGTACATTCATCAATGGGCGCTTGGTTGGTAGTTTCGAAATGGGCATTTGGGACTTTTTGATCTTTGGTAACACACGAGAAGGCGAATATGACGGCACTATTCGAATAACATCGACAAAACATAAGAAGCTAGACCAATACGAGATAAATTACGATAAGGGTATACTCCACGGCCCTATTATAATGAGTTACGATTCTGGGCGGACTAAAATGACTATAAATCTCCGAAATGGGGCTTTCGAATCAGGTCATGCATCAGATGCAAAAGGCAAGGTCACAAAACTGAAATTCCTGAGAGTGCAAGACGGCACGTATGAAAGGTGCTATCTTTCTCCAGAAGAAGACCCCAAAGAGAGATTTGACGCATTTGATTGTTTCAAAGACCCTTTCCCAAAACTTATCCGAGGCTGCAACGGCATCTAA
- a CDS encoding MORN repeat-containing protein, whose amino-acid sequence MKRLLPILFLSSALFPQIAEKSLFAEEAECQSGNCQDGFGRIRIFPQSRALHMEKGETSYEGNFRRGLRHGKGIIRYSNGIVYEGLWQNDLYDGPAKITFNDQSSFQIKSKQGVFSWRNKIFKQTDIERRALFDYECLKATGLITIQPKDEKQMSSINKYCDSQSKESFFRNRREFRKLVCTFGITTTSIWTTAKDETCADLKDWN is encoded by the coding sequence ATGAAGAGATTATTACCTATACTTTTTCTCAGTTCGGCCCTTTTTCCACAGATAGCCGAAAAATCCCTTTTTGCAGAAGAAGCTGAATGCCAATCTGGTAACTGTCAAGACGGATTTGGCCGCATCAGAATATTCCCGCAATCGCGCGCACTCCATATGGAGAAAGGTGAGACAAGTTATGAAGGAAATTTTCGACGTGGTTTGCGCCACGGCAAAGGCATCATCAGATATTCAAATGGAATAGTATATGAAGGCCTTTGGCAAAATGATCTTTATGATGGCCCTGCCAAAATCACGTTTAATGATCAAAGTTCATTCCAAATAAAATCGAAGCAAGGTGTGTTTTCATGGAGAAATAAAATATTTAAGCAAACTGATATTGAGCGCAGAGCGTTGTTTGATTATGAGTGCCTGAAGGCTACTGGCCTGATAACGATACAACCCAAGGATGAAAAACAAATGTCATCGATAAATAAGTACTGTGATAGCCAAAGCAAAGAATCTTTTTTTAGGAATAGGCGAGAGTTTCGCAAATTAGTATGCACATTTGGCATAACGACCACAAGCATTTGGACAACCGCTAAAGATGAAACGTGCGCCGATTTGAAGGATTGGAACTAG
- a CDS encoding type II toxin-antitoxin system RelE family toxin has protein sequence MFQIAETETFEEELKALGLQQRFDKAKKTIYSMLKDNPYYGNNIKKLKGNYAGLYRYRLGDYRLIYSIDEDEQIVFMLHAVQRKDAY, from the coding sequence ATGTTCCAGATCGCTGAGACTGAAACCTTTGAGGAAGAGCTTAAAGCGTTGGGATTACAGCAAAGATTCGACAAAGCCAAGAAAACCATCTATTCCATGCTGAAGGACAATCCTTACTATGGAAACAATATTAAGAAGCTGAAGGGCAACTACGCAGGGCTGTATCGGTACCGGTTAGGCGATTACCGACTGATCTACTCAATTGATGAAGACGAGCAAATCGTTTTCATGTTACACGCAGTTCAAAGAAAAGACGCATACTAA
- a CDS encoding SH3 domain-containing protein, translated as MKYLFAFMILGCVNLLAVEFRAVNAIGGVNLRKEPRKNAPLVTTIPDAAIVKILDQKEQAAETIDGFAGKWLNAEIEGKSGWVFSRFLTEFPVTEDCLKFFGRVEGQAHPGQKLICGRGRDRLLLNAQWFGRRMLEENMKWNPEGSRTQLRQLNKIIQIHEIEGNLAIVTVPAIVDDVFTFISPKSLWIFKGNFWQPMHIGKRRSVATIVKVNNDEYADAIESSGCCGWVRVTIYFGQSDGNLKQVFEKAFVDNNEFKLMSKTCQNLLISGAEIDANNPNENPRRTYTFDCRDGRFANMPLRK; from the coding sequence ATGAAATACCTGTTTGCCTTCATGATACTTGGATGCGTAAATTTGCTGGCGGTCGAATTTCGCGCTGTGAATGCAATAGGTGGCGTAAACCTACGTAAGGAGCCACGGAAGAACGCGCCATTAGTAACAACGATACCTGACGCTGCAATCGTTAAGATACTGGATCAAAAGGAACAGGCAGCTGAAACTATTGATGGATTTGCAGGCAAATGGTTAAATGCCGAGATAGAGGGGAAGAGTGGCTGGGTTTTTTCTCGATTCCTGACTGAGTTTCCAGTCACAGAGGATTGTTTGAAATTCTTTGGGCGTGTGGAAGGGCAAGCGCACCCCGGTCAAAAGTTGATTTGTGGCCGCGGCAGAGATAGGCTATTGTTGAATGCACAATGGTTTGGCCGAAGAATGCTGGAAGAGAATATGAAATGGAATCCGGAAGGCTCCAGAACCCAGTTACGGCAACTCAATAAAATCATTCAGATTCATGAGATAGAAGGGAACCTGGCCATTGTGACTGTACCGGCCATAGTGGATGACGTGTTCACCTTTATTTCACCTAAATCCCTGTGGATTTTCAAGGGAAATTTCTGGCAACCAATGCACATCGGAAAGCGTCGCAGCGTCGCAACGATTGTGAAGGTAAACAATGACGAGTACGCGGATGCTATAGAGAGTTCAGGCTGTTGTGGGTGGGTGCGGGTTACAATCTACTTTGGCCAGAGTGACGGAAATCTGAAACAAGTATTCGAGAAGGCATTCGTAGACAACAACGAATTTAAACTAATGAGCAAGACTTGCCAGAATCTGCTGATTTCCGGTGCTGAGATTGATGCAAATAATCCGAATGAGAATCCGCGAAGAACGTATACATTTGACTGTCGAGATGGTCGCTTTGCGAATATGCCATTGAGAAAATAA
- a CDS encoding CPBP family intramembrane glutamic endopeptidase yields the protein MVLFYSITAGVYEETIFRGIYTKLFETYFKRKWLFFLFGAFIFASVHWCNGPVNLIHTFCWGLAALIIYYYRRKLLSLMLMHAAYDEVTYGRLYQ from the coding sequence ATGGTTTTGTTTTACTCAATTACGGCCGGGGTATATGAGGAAACCATTTTCAGAGGCATCTATACAAAACTCTTTGAGACTTATTTTAAACGAAAATGGCTCTTCTTTTTATTCGGGGCATTTATTTTCGCCTCAGTCCATTGGTGCAACGGACCTGTTAACCTCATCCATACCTTCTGCTGGGGCCTAGCGGCTTTAATTATCTATTACTACCGTCGAAAGCTCCTTTCTCTAATGTTAATGCATGCTGCATACGATGAAGTTACATACGGGAGATTATACCAATAG
- a CDS encoding type II toxin-antitoxin system RelE family toxin yields MIQYEDAVKKSYKKGKLPKLIFEQFHHAFQALELTHDLSIFDIKALKGDAGDERLYFRLRKGKYRAIFYVENADYYVISIAKRDEVYKKWQ; encoded by the coding sequence GTGATCCAATATGAAGATGCGGTCAAGAAATCCTATAAAAAAGGCAAGTTGCCGAAGCTCATTTTTGAACAATTTCACCATGCTTTTCAAGCCTTGGAATTGACTCATGACTTGAGCATATTTGACATTAAGGCTTTGAAGGGTGATGCTGGGGATGAGCGGTTGTATTTTCGGTTGAGAAAGGGTAAATACAGGGCGATTTTTTATGTCGAGAATGCAGACTACTATGTTATTTCGATAGCGAAACGGGATGAGGTATACAAAAAATGGCAGTAA
- a CDS encoding DUF6290 family protein produces the protein MAVISVRFNEKESKILKKLSSELDIDQSTVIKKSIMDTYEDLVDRQVIADFEKSASKKKTKFHSFEQILGS, from the coding sequence ATGGCAGTAATATCAGTCAGATTCAATGAAAAAGAATCCAAAATCTTGAAAAAATTATCGTCGGAATTGGATATTGACCAATCAACTGTGATCAAGAAGTCTATCATGGACACCTATGAGGATCTTGTCGATCGACAGGTCATTGCTGATTTCGAGAAATCTGCATCCAAGAAAAAGACAAAATTTCATAGTTTTGAACAAATCCTTGGTTCCTAA
- a CDS encoding SH3 domain-containing protein — protein MRLLTIIFSVILILNCKKSGGIQPTAELPNPKKASNEIYYTLPKNGTNLRSEPNVNSAIKALLPQNTKVNFVDMGDFAEIENQKDRWFEVEHNGTRGWIFGSLLSVLPSSANLNAFIGGCLRDGCETCDAIRFIPGGKVHMALECHFGSAKGVWKIENNSITADVTILPGCYDSCLAPEENPGFVNDKRPDAYERASQAFVDRNRHNLKLRFTQQSDGSFDYEILSSDRKPEQAEYIPPRPLGRMRHYAVTK, from the coding sequence ATGAGATTGCTCACAATAATATTTTCCGTAATACTAATTTTGAACTGTAAAAAATCTGGCGGAATCCAGCCTACTGCAGAGTTGCCTAACCCTAAAAAGGCATCGAATGAAATATACTACACGTTGCCAAAAAATGGGACCAATTTGAGATCTGAGCCGAATGTTAATTCAGCCATTAAGGCGCTATTGCCTCAAAATACTAAAGTCAATTTCGTAGATATGGGGGATTTTGCTGAAATTGAAAATCAAAAAGATAGGTGGTTTGAAGTGGAGCATAACGGCACGCGCGGCTGGATATTTGGAAGCCTCTTAAGTGTCCTGCCGAGCAGTGCTAATCTTAACGCATTCATTGGTGGCTGCCTCCGCGATGGCTGCGAAACTTGCGATGCCATTCGGTTTATTCCTGGCGGTAAGGTACATATGGCGTTAGAATGCCATTTTGGTTCTGCGAAAGGCGTTTGGAAGATTGAAAACAATTCAATTACCGCTGATGTAACCATTCTGCCAGGGTGCTATGACAGTTGCCTTGCACCAGAAGAGAACCCGGGGTTTGTGAATGACAAGCGACCGGATGCGTACGAGCGGGCTTCCCAGGCATTCGTCGACCGAAATCGCCATAATCTCAAATTGCGATTTACGCAACAGAGCGACGGCTCGTTTGATTATGAAATACTTTCGTCAGATCGTAAACCTGAGCAAGCTGAATATATTCCACCAAGACCACTTGGGAGAATGCGACACTACGCTGTCACGAAATAG
- a CDS encoding AbrB/MazE/SpoVT family DNA-binding domain-containing protein codes for METIEITSVSSKGQVVIPKSIRSQLSIGEGTKFIVIADGSNLLLKKINEPDKAEFDALIRRTREVMKNRKVTPKDLQKAIKASRAKRAR; via the coding sequence ATGGAAACTATTGAAATCACGAGCGTCTCCTCTAAAGGGCAGGTAGTAATCCCCAAGAGTATTAGGTCTCAATTATCTATCGGCGAGGGTACAAAATTCATTGTGATAGCAGACGGCAGCAATCTGTTGCTCAAAAAGATAAACGAACCAGACAAGGCCGAGTTTGATGCCCTTATACGCCGCACCCGAGAAGTTATGAAAAACCGCAAAGTGACGCCTAAGGATTTACAAAAGGCTATCAAAGCCTCACGCGCTAAACGCGCTCGATGA
- a CDS encoding putative toxin-antitoxin system toxin component, PIN family: MKVIIDTNVFVAGLIWSGKPSQVVSKWLSGEFELVLSAELLAEYVEVIERLSKNSELASHWQETLIKRATFVAVTQTVDVCRDPNDNFILALGLASSADYLISGDKDILSISDFPIKIVSPATFLLEVFRGH, encoded by the coding sequence ATGAAAGTCATTATTGATACAAACGTCTTTGTCGCCGGTCTTATTTGGTCTGGGAAACCGTCTCAAGTAGTATCGAAGTGGCTTAGTGGCGAATTTGAACTCGTACTGTCCGCAGAGCTACTTGCTGAATACGTTGAGGTAATTGAGCGCCTTTCCAAAAACTCCGAGTTGGCTTCTCATTGGCAGGAGACTTTGATCAAGAGAGCAACATTTGTTGCAGTTACGCAAACAGTCGATGTTTGTCGCGACCCCAATGATAACTTTATCTTGGCCTTAGGGTTGGCGTCAAGCGCCGATTATCTAATATCTGGGGATAAGGATATTTTATCCATCTCCGATTTTCCTATTAAAATCGTATCTCCGGCAACCTTCCTATTAGAGGTTTTCCGAGGACATTAG
- a CDS encoding type II toxin-antitoxin system VapC family toxin, producing the protein MVIVDTDVMVEFLRDSADAAKALRVIKAENLAISAVTRMELLVGAWNNAELRKIEKALDAIQEFAISEDISTKAVDLIRKYAKSHGLKIPDAIIAATAMDQSFQLFTYNVRDFKFIKGLTLYSV; encoded by the coding sequence GTGGTAATCGTTGATACCGATGTCATGGTAGAATTCCTTCGGGATTCTGCTGATGCAGCCAAAGCGCTAAGGGTAATCAAGGCAGAAAATCTTGCGATCTCTGCTGTCACAAGAATGGAGCTTCTTGTCGGTGCATGGAACAATGCGGAGCTACGGAAAATTGAAAAGGCTCTGGATGCAATTCAAGAGTTTGCCATATCTGAGGATATTTCCACTAAAGCTGTTGACCTGATACGAAAGTATGCGAAGAGTCATGGTCTCAAGATACCTGACGCAATAATTGCCGCGACTGCAATGGACCAATCCTTTCAGCTCTTCACTTACAATGTTCGGGATTTCAAATTTATTAAAGGCCTAACCCTGTATTCTGTCTAG